The DNA sequence TTTTTATGCTATTTCACCGGCTTCGGCCAGGTAACATTTGATCAATTACCCCGCGACTTACAGCTTTATCCACGCAATGCCGCCAATGAAGCCAATATCCCAGTCAGTGGGCGGGTAAACGGCAGCGGATGGACCAAACTAGGCGTTCAGTTATTACGGGAGGGTAAACTAAGCAAGGTGTTCAGCCAAACCATATCCCCGGCGGCTACCAATGTGCCGTTTCAGTTTCAGGTTGGCATCAAAGCCGAACCGGCCGAGTATTCAATACAGGTTTTTCTCTACAAAAATACAGACTCTACCCTCATCGTGTCCCGCAACCGGATCGTGAGTGGCGACGCTTACCTAATCTACGGTCAGTCGAATGCGCTGGCGCTGGCGGGCCTGGAGGACTATTACAGTTTTGGCTTCAACGACAAATACCTGCGTAACTGCACTTTCCCCTACAACTCGCCGGATATTGCCGCCGACATGAGCTGGTACCCGGCTAAAGATCCATATAGCAGTGTGGGTGGTTTTGGTCTTACCCTACAGCGGTATATTTTGCAGGCTTATGGTATACCAACAGTCGTTCTGAACGGGGCTATTGGGGGAACCGGTATTGCTGCTTTGTCGGAACGGGATGCGTCGAACCCGACCAATTTTGCGACTTACTACGGTAAACTGCTTTTCCGGGCGCGCTGGGCCGGAGTCGACAAGCAATTGAAAGGCATTATCTGGAAACAGGGCGAAGATGAAGCCGGTAATGGACCGGCCGGCTACCCGGAAAAATTCACGAAACTGTACGACCAGCTTCGTCAGGACTACGGCAACACCCGGATCTATGTTGGGCAAATCAATATTCTGGACGGTGGTCAGGACGGTGCGGCTGCGCTTCGAGACTTTCAGCGCCGGACCAAGTACCTCTATTCGAACGTAGAAACGATCGCTACCGTTGGAACGCCCGGTTACGATGGTATACACTACAGTGGACTGGCCAATCAACAACTGGCGGCCGAACAGTTCAGGCAGATCGCGCGCGACGTCTACGGATCGACCGATGTGAATCAGATCAATTCGCCCGACATCAGGAAAGTGTTCTACAACACCCGAAAGGATTCAATTACGCTTGTCTTCGACGATGAAATGAAGATGAGTTTCCAGGACACTACTTTTTACAGTTTCGCAACCGGCCAGACACTTTACAAGCGATTCATGCGCGATTATTTTTACCTGGACAAACAGGCGGGTGCTGTAACGAATGTATCGACAAACGGTAACCGGGTTACGCTGGCCCTGAAACAGCCGTCAACGGCCCAAACGCTACGGTACCTGCCTACCTATTTCTCGGATAGCTTTTCTGGATTCTACGATGGGCCGACGCTGAAAAACGCGCGGGGGATGCGGGCGTTCTCGTTCGATAGTGTTCCAATCGCAACGTCCGTTGCAGCGGTAGCAACACTGGCCGCAAAGTCTGTTTCCGAACGCCAGATCCAAGTCAGCTGGACTATACCAACAGCAACCACGGTCCAGTATCTCGAACGGGCGGAAGGAACGCCGACTAATTTTAAACTCTTTAAAACATTGGACGGTACGAAAAATTCGTATCTGGATACGCTTGTTAGTCAAACTGTTACGTATTACTACCGCCTGCGGGTCGAAAGTAACGTGTCGGAGTCGGGCTATAGCAACGTCGCAAGTGCCAGACCGCTCGTACTGGCCATCGAGGATGTGGATCCCGTAGTGCGGGTATACCCGAACCCCATTCTGGCGAACAGCATGCTGCAGGTCGATGCGGAGCAGCACCGGCTAAACGCGGTGGTCGTACGTGACCTGCTGGGACGGGCCGTAAAAAAATGGTCGGGACCGTCGCGCAGCACGGTTTCCATCTCGCTGGAATCCCTCGATTCGGGCCTTTACGTGGTCGATCTGCACACGGTTGATGGGCGGGTTCTGCACCGTAAGCTTGTCATTCGATAGGTTGCCGCGTTGGCTTTGCGTTGTATTCTGTAGTTTTGTGTTTGCAACCAACGTTTGACTACCGCTTATGCGCCTTGTGATTTTAACGCAGGATGATCCGTTCTACCTCGCCCGCAATATCGATTACCTGCTGAAAAAACTACCTCCCTACGCCGAAGTTGTCGCAACGGTCGTTTTTGAGGTATCGCCTTTTGGTAAGCGGGAAAGTTTCACCGAAAAAATGAAGAAGACGTACGATATTTTCGGGCTCCCGTTTTTCGTACGCTACGGGTTTAAATTCGTTGCTTCCAAACTGGACAGCCGCAATAACGTCCGGAAGACCCTCGCCGACCGGAACATACCGCTGATTCATATTGAGGGCACCATCAATAAGGACGAAAATCTGGAGAAGATCCGCTCATATAAACCCGATCTACTGGTGTCTATTGCGGGTAACCAGATCTTCAAGCGTAAACTGCTGGACGTTGCTACCCACGGGTGTATTAACCTGCACACCGCCCTGTTGCCTAAATACCGGGGGCTGATGCCTTCGTTCTGGGTACTCAAAAATGGTGAGACGCATACCGGCGTATCCGTGTTTTTTGTCGACGAAGGGATTGACAGCGGCCCAATTCTGGTACAGAACAAGCTGGCCATTGGCAACATGACCCAGGCGGAACTGATCGACGTTACCAAGAAAATGGGTATGGATGCGATTCTGGAAGCGATTGATAAAATCCACGCCGGCAACCCCCAACTGATTGAGAACGATGCCTCACAGATGACCTACTTCACCTTTCCCACCCGCGAGGATGTGCAGGCTTTTCTGGCAGCCGGCAAGCGATTTTACTAATCCGTTGATGAGCCAATTCAGGAGCGAGTCGGTCCCGCCGGGACGACTTTCCCGTGGGTTGGCTCATTGATGTACCGACACTTATGAATATTCTGACGTTTGATATAGAAGAGTGGTTCCATATTCTGGACAATGAATCGACGCGCACCGAAGCCGACTGGAGTCGGTACGAAACGCGGATCTACCAGAACATGGACCTGATCTTTGAGTTGTTGGAGCAGACAAAGACCCGTGCTACATTCTTTTGTCTGGGCTGGGTAGCCGATAAGCATCCGGACGTAATCCGGCGGATTGATGCAGCCGGTTACGAAATTGCTACGCACTCCTACGCCCATCAACTGGCGTACGAGCAGACACCTACCGAATTTCAGGATGACCTGGTTCGGTCGATCAAACACCTGCAGGATCTGACCGGCAAGAAAGTGCGGTCCTACCGCGCACCGGGCTTTTCCATCAAAGAGTACAACCGCTGGGTGTTTCCCATTCTGGTGGAGCAGGGTATCGAGATGGATTGTTCGGTGTTCTCCGCCCGCCGGGCGCACGGGGGCGATGCCTCACTGGCTCTTTTCGAACCCGGTTACCTTAACGTGGGGGGAACGCTCCTGAAGGAGTTTCCCATTAATACGGCGGCTATACTGGGTCAGGATCTCATTTTTTCGGGGGGCGGCTATTTCCGGTTGCTGCCTTACACGGCCATCCAGCGGCTCATGCGTCGGTCCGACTACGTCATGACGTATTTCCACCCCCGCGATTTCGACGTGGGTCAGCCCATGATTCCGGGACTGAGCCGGGCGCGTCAGTTCAAGTCGTACTACGGGTTGAAGGGGTGCCTGCCCAAACTGAAGCAACTGTTAACCGAGTTCCCATTCGTCGACCTGGCCGAAGCCGAAAAGCAGGTTGACTGGGGAAAGGTCGTGACCCGCCAGGTGTAGGGTCAACTCGGGGGTACAAGGCCATTTGTGATGGGCGATGAGCAGGTTCTCATCGCTCATTATTTTTTGACGATTTTGGCGTACTCGTCCAGCATTCGTTTGGCCACAATATCGATGTCGTACTCTGCCCGTAGCAGGGCCGTTGCCTGTTGGCTGATACGTTGCCGCAGGGCGTCGTCGCCGAGCATCCGTTCCAGCCCCGCCCGTACGCTGTCGGGCGTCAACTCGACCAGACAGGCGGCTTCGTGTTGGCGAATAGCCTCCCCAAAGCCCACCCGGTCGGAGACCAGCGCAGGCGTACCGGCTGCCATGGCTTCGAGAACGGCCATCGAAAAGCCTTCGGAGTAGGAGGGCAGGGTAAACAGATCGGCGTCGGCGAGGGCAGCCCGTTTGTCCTCGCCGGTCAGCATGCCAACCATTCGCATGGATTCGCCCAGCCTGTTGTCTTCGATGAACTGCCGGGTGGTGGCTTCGTACCCATCGTCGCCACCGGCCAGCGCCAGTACCGTATCCGGATGCTGTTTCACATAGTCCCGAAAAGCGGGCAGCAACAGATCGAGCCCTTTCTTGGCATTGAGCCGGCTCATGTACAGCACCAGTTTTTTACCGGTGGGGATGTTGAAGGCTTTGCGAAACGTTCCTTTGGCGGGAAGCTGCGCGAAATCGCTCATCTTGACCCCGTTCGGGATGATAACCAGGTTTGGATGCTGAAAGCCCAGGTATCGGTATACATCTTCCCGCTCGTCGGTGTTGTTGATATGAACGAGGTCGGCTCGCCGGAGGAAGGCTTTCTGCGCCAGGGTATCGATGATCTGCTTTTTCAGGTTATTATGGGCATACACCCAGCGGTCCAGAACACCGTGAATGGTGATGACCTTTGCCACGCGCTTATCCAGCAGAAACGGAGCCAGGGTGCCAAAATGCCACAGACCGTGGCAATGAATGATATCGTATTCGCCCACGTGCTGCTGGACATATCGGAACAGCTCAACGGAAAACTCCCGAAAGAACCGGCTAATGATGGGCGTACGCTCGCACAGGATGAGCCGGGCACCAGCTGGCACCGGATACGGTTTCTCGCCCGTCGTGATGGGGCTGAGAATATCGACCTGATGACCGTAGCGCAGGGCCACCTGGGTATGATCAAAAATGATTTTCGATGGACCACCTGCTTCCCAGGTGTAAGCGCAAATATTCAGAATTCGCATAAGTGCTGCGAGATAACCAATTACTTCGTGACTTTTATAAACCCGGCTAGCATTTCCTCCGCAACGGCCTCGGGTGAGTAGGCGGCAACGGATTGCCCGGCCGCTTTGGACAACGATTCAACCGGAACGCTGTTCTGCATAAACTGCACCAGATGACGCGTTAATTCGCCGGGCTGTGCGGGGTCGAACACGTAGCCGTTCTGTCCATCGTGTACCAGATCCGGTACGCAGCCGCAGCGGCTCGAAACCAGGACAGGCAGACCACAGGCCATGGCTTCGTTGACAACCAGACCCCAAGGCTCGGAGG is a window from the Spirosoma rigui genome containing:
- a CDS encoding polysaccharide deacetylase family protein, which produces MNILTFDIEEWFHILDNESTRTEADWSRYETRIYQNMDLIFELLEQTKTRATFFCLGWVADKHPDVIRRIDAAGYEIATHSYAHQLAYEQTPTEFQDDLVRSIKHLQDLTGKKVRSYRAPGFSIKEYNRWVFPILVEQGIEMDCSVFSARRAHGGDASLALFEPGYLNVGGTLLKEFPINTAAILGQDLIFSGGGYFRLLPYTAIQRLMRRSDYVMTYFHPRDFDVGQPMIPGLSRARQFKSYYGLKGCLPKLKQLLTEFPFVDLAEAEKQVDWGKVVTRQV
- a CDS encoding sialate O-acetylesterase, encoding MERLYATVILFLCYFTGFGQVTFDQLPRDLQLYPRNAANEANIPVSGRVNGSGWTKLGVQLLREGKLSKVFSQTISPAATNVPFQFQVGIKAEPAEYSIQVFLYKNTDSTLIVSRNRIVSGDAYLIYGQSNALALAGLEDYYSFGFNDKYLRNCTFPYNSPDIAADMSWYPAKDPYSSVGGFGLTLQRYILQAYGIPTVVLNGAIGGTGIAALSERDASNPTNFATYYGKLLFRARWAGVDKQLKGIIWKQGEDEAGNGPAGYPEKFTKLYDQLRQDYGNTRIYVGQINILDGGQDGAAALRDFQRRTKYLYSNVETIATVGTPGYDGIHYSGLANQQLAAEQFRQIARDVYGSTDVNQINSPDIRKVFYNTRKDSITLVFDDEMKMSFQDTTFYSFATGQTLYKRFMRDYFYLDKQAGAVTNVSTNGNRVTLALKQPSTAQTLRYLPTYFSDSFSGFYDGPTLKNARGMRAFSFDSVPIATSVAAVATLAAKSVSERQIQVSWTIPTATTVQYLERAEGTPTNFKLFKTLDGTKNSYLDTLVSQTVTYYYRLRVESNVSESGYSNVASARPLVLAIEDVDPVVRVYPNPILANSMLQVDAEQHRLNAVVVRDLLGRAVKKWSGPSRSTVSISLESLDSGLYVVDLHTVDGRVLHRKLVIR
- a CDS encoding glycosyltransferase; the protein is MRILNICAYTWEAGGPSKIIFDHTQVALRYGHQVDILSPITTGEKPYPVPAGARLILCERTPIISRFFREFSVELFRYVQQHVGEYDIIHCHGLWHFGTLAPFLLDKRVAKVITIHGVLDRWVYAHNNLKKQIIDTLAQKAFLRRADLVHINNTDEREDVYRYLGFQHPNLVIIPNGVKMSDFAQLPAKGTFRKAFNIPTGKKLVLYMSRLNAKKGLDLLLPAFRDYVKQHPDTVLALAGGDDGYEATTRQFIEDNRLGESMRMVGMLTGEDKRAALADADLFTLPSYSEGFSMAVLEAMAAGTPALVSDRVGFGEAIRQHEAACLVELTPDSVRAGLERMLGDDALRQRISQQATALLRAEYDIDIVAKRMLDEYAKIVKK
- a CDS encoding methionyl-tRNA formyltransferase, with the translated sequence MRLVILTQDDPFYLARNIDYLLKKLPPYAEVVATVVFEVSPFGKRESFTEKMKKTYDIFGLPFFVRYGFKFVASKLDSRNNVRKTLADRNIPLIHIEGTINKDENLEKIRSYKPDLLVSIAGNQIFKRKLLDVATHGCINLHTALLPKYRGLMPSFWVLKNGETHTGVSVFFVDEGIDSGPILVQNKLAIGNMTQAELIDVTKKMGMDAILEAIDKIHAGNPQLIENDASQMTYFTFPTREDVQAFLAAGKRFY